One Thermosphaera aggregans DNA segment encodes these proteins:
- a CDS encoding preprotein translocase subunit Sec61beta, which translates to MSKKSRKKEGPALLSAAGLVRFYEESDVGLKLKPHVLIGIMVAFTIAIIALSKLMPIT; encoded by the coding sequence TTGAGCAAGAAGTCTAGGAAGAAGGAGGGGCCTGCACTGCTTTCAGCAGCGGGACTGGTTAGATTCTACGAGGAAAGCGACGTAGGGTTGAAGCTGAAGCCCCATGTTCTCATAGGGATAATGGTGGCTTTCACCATAGCTATAATAGCCTTGTCAAAACTTATGCCGATAACTTGA
- the hisS gene encoding histidine--tRNA ligase: MVSDILNPPRGMRDLTGPEAWLHEYLVNTFKKTAVSTGFEPVVTPTVEYFKLFEAKSGEEVRNSMYVFQDKAGRLLALRPEVTASVVRAYLKELRSEPKPLKLYYVAQCFRYEEPQHARYREFWQAGLEVIGDPDVNADLSAAFTASVFLDEIGVGHEYVVGSVAVHRGLMKGLGIPEDAQDHVLHLIDKGLVDKALEEASKHSSRGDPGLLKELLNTPLDRLEGFINDARELLGGDYERVLKEHARLLEFTDALRSLGYRVEYSPSLVRGLAYYTGLIFEYKTKALGVSIGGGGRYDGLTMVYGGVFEHSTGLALGLDRIALALQGVKTPGTGGGVAVILSSKVPVSEGYRVAGALVKAGFKTTVYRSPGFSKPLGHAARKGYARAVIIGERELKEGLATVKNLETGAQSIIKLQELLENPVKHLA; encoded by the coding sequence ATGGTCTCGGATATTCTCAACCCTCCGCGCGGCATGAGGGATTTAACAGGGCCTGAAGCCTGGCTGCACGAGTACTTGGTGAACACTTTCAAGAAGACTGCTGTTTCAACAGGCTTCGAACCCGTTGTCACCCCGACCGTGGAGTATTTCAAGCTGTTCGAGGCTAAGAGCGGTGAGGAAGTTAGGAACTCGATGTATGTTTTCCAGGACAAGGCTGGGAGGCTTCTAGCGCTGAGGCCTGAGGTAACCGCTAGCGTGGTGAGGGCTTACCTGAAAGAACTGAGGAGTGAGCCTAAGCCTTTGAAGCTCTACTACGTTGCCCAGTGCTTCAGGTATGAGGAGCCCCAGCACGCCAGGTACAGGGAGTTCTGGCAGGCTGGTCTCGAAGTGATCGGCGACCCCGATGTCAACGCTGACTTGTCAGCCGCGTTCACCGCTAGCGTCTTCCTCGACGAGATCGGTGTCGGGCACGAGTATGTCGTGGGAAGTGTAGCAGTGCACAGAGGGTTGATGAAGGGTTTAGGAATCCCTGAGGACGCCCAGGACCACGTCCTCCACTTAATAGACAAGGGCTTGGTTGACAAGGCGCTGGAGGAGGCTTCAAAGCACTCGAGCAGGGGTGACCCAGGCCTTCTCAAAGAACTCTTGAACACCCCTCTTGACAGGCTGGAGGGCTTCATAAACGATGCCAGGGAGCTGCTGGGAGGGGATTACGAGAGGGTTTTGAAAGAGCATGCGAGGCTCCTGGAGTTCACCGATGCGTTGAGAAGCCTCGGCTACAGGGTAGAGTACAGCCCCTCCCTTGTCAGGGGGCTGGCATACTACACAGGCCTCATATTCGAGTACAAGACTAAGGCGCTTGGGGTGAGCATAGGCGGCGGGGGAAGATATGACGGGCTGACCATGGTTTACGGGGGAGTGTTCGAGCACTCCACAGGCCTAGCGCTAGGCCTTGACAGGATAGCCCTGGCGCTGCAGGGCGTGAAAACCCCGGGAACCGGGGGCGGGGTCGCTGTGATCCTGTCGAGCAAGGTGCCGGTGTCAGAGGGCTACAGGGTTGCGGGAGCCCTGGTTAAAGCAGGCTTCAAGACAACTGTTTACAGATCCCCCGGCTTCTCCAAGCCGCTGGGGCATGCCGCTAGGAAAGGCTACGCCAGGGCGGTGATCATCGGGGAGAGGGAGCTTAAGGAAGGGTTGGCTACTGTGAAAAACCTTGAAACAGGGGCTCAGTCAATAATCAAGCTCCAGGAGCTCCTTGAAAACCCGGTTAAACACCTTGCCTAA
- a CDS encoding MazG nucleotide pyrophosphohydrolase domain-containing protein gives MRIRDAQELIKDKYFERDSARGLFATFTWFSEEVGELAEALLKMDHKLIEEEVADVLAWLLSIANLVNVDVEDAFKKKYVAKGT, from the coding sequence ATGAGGATTAGGGATGCGCAGGAGCTTATAAAGGATAAATACTTCGAGAGGGATTCTGCACGGGGGTTGTTCGCTACCTTCACATGGTTTAGCGAGGAGGTTGGGGAGCTTGCCGAAGCCCTTCTCAAAATGGATCACAAGCTTATCGAGGAGGAGGTTGCGGATGTACTGGCATGGCTCCTTAGCATTGCAAACCTGGTGAATGTTGACGTTGAGGATGCTTTCAAGAAGAAATACGTTGCTAAGGGGACTTGA
- a CDS encoding 3-methyl-2-oxobutanoate dehydrogenase subunit beta translates to MSQQRPKPPIPYNMRDAFLPGDAACSGCPIPMGWKTVHAALGGKVIYVIPACCSSVVVGTYPGQSLNATIVHVPFAAAAAVASGIAEALEKRGITDVHVVAWAGDGGTADIGMATLSGAAERNNNMIYVMYDNEAYMNTGIQRSSSTPRGAWTTTTPVSGKAEQKKDVARIMIAHNIPYVATASIAYPHDFYSKLQRAKSIKGFKFIHLHAPCPVGWRFEPQYTVKMARLAVETGLWILYEYQNGKITLSGPSRPYMDPSKRKPVEEYVKMQGRFRNITPEALEEIKRSVELNWEWVKKFM, encoded by the coding sequence ATGTCCCAGCAGAGACCCAAACCCCCAATACCCTACAACATGAGGGATGCATTCCTACCAGGCGACGCAGCCTGCTCCGGATGCCCCATACCCATGGGTTGGAAAACAGTTCACGCCGCTCTAGGCGGGAAAGTAATCTACGTCATACCGGCATGCTGCTCCTCCGTTGTCGTGGGAACATACCCGGGTCAGTCGCTGAACGCAACCATAGTGCACGTGCCCTTCGCGGCAGCCGCCGCGGTGGCCTCAGGCATTGCTGAGGCCTTGGAGAAGAGGGGGATCACGGATGTCCACGTCGTAGCGTGGGCTGGGGACGGCGGCACAGCGGACATCGGCATGGCTACTTTGAGCGGGGCTGCGGAGAGGAACAACAACATGATCTACGTAATGTATGATAATGAGGCTTACATGAACACGGGGATTCAGAGAAGCTCTTCAACACCGAGGGGTGCGTGGACCACTACAACCCCTGTGTCAGGGAAGGCTGAGCAGAAGAAGGATGTTGCGAGAATCATGATAGCTCACAACATACCCTACGTTGCAACCGCGAGCATAGCCTACCCGCACGACTTCTACAGCAAGCTGCAGAGGGCTAAGAGCATTAAAGGATTCAAGTTCATACACCTCCACGCCCCCTGCCCTGTTGGATGGAGGTTTGAACCCCAGTACACTGTCAAGATGGCGAGGCTGGCTGTTGAAACAGGCTTGTGGATACTGTACGAGTATCAGAATGGTAAGATAACCCTGTCAGGGCCGAGCAGGCCCTACATGGACCCGTCTAAGAGGAAGCCTGTTGAAGAGTACGTTAAGATGCAGGGAAGGTTTAGGAACATAACGCCTGAGGCTCTTGAAGAGATAAAGAGAAGCGTTGAATTGAACTGGGAGTGGGTTAAGAAGTTCATGTGA
- a CDS encoding ATP-binding protein, with translation MSRSIKPEESGGRSVSGGRIKLGNIIGETSHSKVSFTASEPPRVGEYVLVSYSSNGSERLALGMVEESLIGNPLLSMEQVKPDYVSKAQLYGGEMAEYIIGRARILSWVDTLVNSGVVETPSYPPRPGAPVYKADADTLRHIFSKDVRGKVRIGVLVNHRDVPVSVDVNAIVSRHLAILAITGAGKSNTVGVLVDRIVNELGGTVVLFDMHNEYGWVAGEEGTYFVEPKIHPARLTLHEFYRLLHLDEKAHKQRRFLRQAYREVENTRYQRPEEFLDKLKEALEQRIDDEKRGKGDEKRRKKSADQSLSEVLEKLEDFLEEYSGKVITPTAPINLEEAIVPGKANIFKLGGVSEEVADVVVHHYLNWLLRERKEHVSSGREKGYPVPVLAVIEEAHILLPSDRGTLTKSIAGKIAREGRKFGVGLCLVSQRPKKLDEDALSQTNNKIILRLVEPGDQRYVQSASETLSDELLELLPSLNVGEAILLGMMTPVPAIVKIDKSARKSGGGDIIVHEEWRRYAESRKKLNEEASKYLMMPED, from the coding sequence ATGTCGAGATCGATTAAACCAGAGGAGAGTGGTGGGAGATCTGTGAGCGGGGGAAGGATCAAACTTGGAAACATTATAGGTGAAACCTCGCACTCCAAGGTATCCTTCACAGCCTCGGAGCCCCCGAGGGTTGGAGAATACGTTCTAGTATCATACAGTAGCAACGGGAGCGAGAGGCTTGCCCTGGGAATGGTTGAAGAATCACTCATAGGCAACCCGCTACTATCTATGGAACAGGTTAAGCCGGATTATGTGAGCAAGGCTCAGCTATACGGGGGTGAAATGGCGGAATACATCATCGGGAGGGCTAGGATACTCAGCTGGGTTGACACACTGGTTAACTCAGGTGTTGTTGAAACCCCTTCATACCCGCCGAGACCCGGGGCGCCCGTGTACAAGGCTGACGCGGATACTCTGAGGCATATTTTCTCGAAGGATGTGAGAGGGAAGGTGAGGATAGGGGTTCTTGTAAACCACAGGGACGTCCCAGTATCGGTGGATGTGAACGCGATAGTTTCAAGACACCTTGCAATACTGGCTATTACAGGGGCTGGAAAATCCAACACTGTAGGAGTCCTGGTTGACAGGATTGTAAATGAACTAGGCGGGACAGTAGTACTATTCGACATGCACAACGAGTATGGATGGGTTGCAGGAGAGGAGGGCACGTATTTCGTTGAGCCTAAGATCCACCCTGCCCGCCTAACCCTGCACGAGTTCTACAGGTTACTCCACCTGGATGAGAAGGCTCACAAACAGAGAAGATTCCTCAGGCAGGCCTATAGGGAGGTAGAGAATACCAGGTATCAGAGGCCTGAAGAGTTCCTAGACAAGCTCAAGGAGGCTCTTGAACAACGTATCGACGATGAGAAGAGGGGTAAGGGTGATGAGAAGAGGCGTAAGAAATCGGCGGACCAATCTCTCTCCGAGGTTTTAGAAAAGCTTGAAGACTTCCTGGAAGAGTATAGTGGGAAAGTTATCACGCCGACAGCACCTATAAACCTTGAGGAAGCCATAGTACCCGGTAAGGCAAACATTTTCAAGCTTGGCGGTGTCTCCGAGGAGGTTGCGGACGTCGTAGTCCACCACTACCTCAACTGGCTCCTTAGGGAGAGGAAGGAGCACGTTTCAAGCGGCCGGGAAAAGGGCTATCCTGTACCGGTTCTCGCAGTCATTGAGGAAGCCCACATCCTCCTCCCCTCGGACAGGGGGACCTTGACGAAGAGTATTGCCGGTAAAATAGCCAGGGAGGGCAGGAAGTTCGGCGTAGGCTTGTGCTTGGTGAGCCAGCGGCCTAAGAAGCTTGACGAGGATGCTTTAAGCCAGACGAACAACAAGATAATTCTAAGGCTTGTTGAGCCCGGGGACCAGAGATATGTTCAGAGCGCGAGCGAAACCCTAAGCGACGAGCTCCTAGAGCTGCTTCCAAGCCTGAACGTTGGCGAGGCAATACTCCTAGGCATGATGACCCCTGTCCCAGCGATAGTTAAAATAGACAAGTCAGCCAGGAAGAGCGGGGGAGGAGACATAATAGTGCATGAGGAATGGAGAAGATACGCGGAGTCGAGGAAGAAGCTGAACGAGGAAGCATCAAAATACCTAATGATGCCTGAGGATTGA
- a CDS encoding metal-binding protein, giving the protein MDVKDTAKYLESITPESPEAKSILAEVYEKRFVKLSCKQGSSNGFIWVYTGPRGDYLLVPRSFCSCKDFMIRTASTKKTPACKHLVGLELAAKLGKKREVSLSAEDCVRIVFEILEKNLSPTLRKALYTLQE; this is encoded by the coding sequence TTGGACGTAAAGGATACTGCTAAATACTTGGAGTCGATCACCCCGGAGAGCCCTGAGGCTAAGAGCATCCTGGCCGAGGTTTACGAGAAAAGGTTTGTCAAACTATCCTGTAAACAAGGCTCCAGCAACGGCTTCATATGGGTTTACACTGGGCCGAGAGGCGACTACCTCCTTGTTCCAAGAAGCTTCTGCAGCTGCAAGGACTTCATGATCAGGACTGCCTCCACTAAGAAGACGCCTGCCTGTAAACACCTGGTAGGGCTGGAGCTAGCCGCTAAGCTGGGTAAGAAGAGGGAGGTTTCGCTCAGCGCTGAGGATTGTGTAAGGATTGTTTTCGAAATACTTGAGAAAAACCTATCCCCCACGCTGAGGAAAGCATTATATACTTTACAGGAGTGA
- a CDS encoding DNA double-strand break repair nuclease NurA produces the protein MREYLLELALRKKDEIAWAIQQLSSDEYRAMAEENWVEYTPTVNQPESITAVDGSALSMELRDTSIYGVKAYALSRHQSSVRHKYIGDVDVVTAANADGLVRAFREICEAKIALASISKLVLIDGSIISLLINPDPLTRIGIRRGIEAVERLIGLDEVVVLLDKIREQALELEEADRYFGDPFISRSILKEVKKGGIGFTDIDDSVFEAASAFTVFVEKLLSLRLLLDKSMVEGWGLVYVSKRSRSKEYLRKLKTTRVGKAFEGRLSGPTDMAVFSNYTRTPGFSKPLIVEEVETIKTLPSEGVLKKHVRDYFESIGIILTYVRLVQDGPVLKLEIPFRKGSAVSASTAREVVKSVMDMLAGESYNGYPYPLIQVDKLVKVTRQDLNQIAFSLGILPSLTGREVLGEWYVEID, from the coding sequence TTGAGGGAATACCTGTTAGAGCTTGCGTTGAGGAAGAAGGATGAGATAGCCTGGGCAATCCAGCAGTTAAGCAGTGATGAGTACAGGGCGATGGCGGAGGAGAACTGGGTTGAGTACACCCCTACTGTAAACCAGCCTGAATCCATAACAGCAGTTGACGGGAGCGCGCTAAGCATGGAGCTTCGCGACACCAGCATCTACGGTGTGAAAGCATACGCTCTCTCCAGGCACCAGTCATCGGTTAGGCATAAGTACATAGGGGACGTGGATGTTGTGACAGCGGCGAATGCTGACGGGCTTGTCAGAGCTTTCAGAGAGATATGCGAGGCGAAGATAGCTCTCGCATCCATAAGCAAGCTGGTACTCATAGACGGTAGCATAATATCCCTTCTCATAAACCCAGACCCTCTTACGAGAATAGGTATTAGGAGGGGGATAGAGGCGGTGGAGAGGTTGATAGGGCTTGACGAAGTAGTAGTTCTTTTAGATAAGATAAGGGAGCAGGCGTTGGAGCTGGAGGAGGCAGACCGGTACTTCGGCGACCCCTTCATCTCTAGGTCAATCCTTAAAGAGGTTAAGAAAGGAGGGATAGGGTTCACTGACATTGATGACAGCGTGTTTGAGGCGGCATCCGCTTTCACAGTCTTTGTAGAGAAGCTTCTTTCGCTGAGGCTTCTGCTGGATAAGTCCATGGTAGAGGGCTGGGGATTGGTTTACGTGTCCAAGAGAAGTAGGAGCAAGGAGTATTTGAGAAAGCTGAAGACTACCAGGGTCGGGAAAGCCTTCGAGGGGAGATTATCGGGGCCAACCGATATGGCGGTTTTCAGCAACTACACGCGTACACCAGGGTTTTCCAAGCCGTTAATAGTGGAGGAGGTGGAGACTATTAAAACTCTTCCATCAGAGGGTGTATTGAAGAAGCATGTAAGGGATTACTTTGAAAGCATCGGCATCATACTCACCTATGTTAGGCTTGTCCAGGACGGGCCCGTGCTCAAGCTTGAAATACCTTTCAGAAAAGGCTCAGCGGTTTCAGCAAGCACTGCTCGCGAAGTAGTTAAGAGTGTGATGGACATGCTTGCGGGCGAATCCTACAATGGGTATCCGTATCCGCTTATCCAGGTTGATAAGCTTGTCAAGGTGACGAGGCAGGATTTAAACCAGATCGCTTTTTCACTCGGCATACTCCCTTCTTTAACGGGGAGAGAGGTATTGGGTGAGTGGTATGTCGAGATCGATTAA
- the mtnA gene encoding S-methyl-5-thioribose-1-phosphate isomerase, with protein sequence MNIPYPIKIRAVWWDESSRKTCWINTLKLPHSEEVECSSDPVRVAKAIIDLEIRGAPAIGVAAALAVASYAWTLTGKPREEFYSKTLEAVSVLWATRPTAHNLFHALTRVREKLLAGMSAGATPLEAAEDVTREALKIMEEDIYSNYLIGEHGSQLVPDNASILTHCNAGALATSALGTAEAVMRVAWYKGKRIRVYATETRPVLQGARLTVWELVKEGIPVTLITDNTAGFLMRKGMVDLVIVGADRITREGYVVNKIGTYMIALAARRNNIPFYVAAPTSTIDLNSRIEDVVIEERNPAEVKYVMGRLITLEEASALNYAFDITDPDLVTAIITEKGVVKPPFPENLKKIVGSSQPH encoded by the coding sequence ATGAACATACCATACCCTATTAAGATTAGAGCTGTATGGTGGGATGAATCCTCGAGGAAAACATGCTGGATAAACACTTTGAAACTACCCCACTCGGAGGAGGTGGAGTGTAGCAGCGACCCTGTGAGGGTTGCAAAGGCAATCATAGACCTGGAGATAAGGGGGGCTCCGGCAATAGGTGTTGCGGCAGCCCTGGCGGTAGCATCCTACGCCTGGACCTTGACAGGTAAGCCCAGGGAGGAGTTCTACTCTAAAACGCTTGAAGCAGTCTCAGTACTCTGGGCCACGAGGCCAACAGCTCACAACCTGTTCCACGCTCTCACAAGGGTTAGGGAGAAACTGCTCGCGGGAATGAGCGCTGGAGCAACCCCGCTGGAGGCTGCGGAGGACGTGACAAGGGAGGCTCTGAAGATTATGGAGGAGGACATATACTCGAACTACTTGATCGGTGAGCACGGCTCCCAGCTGGTCCCCGACAATGCTTCAATCCTGACACACTGCAACGCGGGAGCCCTCGCGACCTCTGCTCTTGGAACAGCAGAGGCTGTTATGAGAGTAGCATGGTATAAGGGGAAGAGGATAAGGGTTTACGCAACAGAGACCAGGCCCGTCCTCCAGGGGGCGAGGCTAACGGTCTGGGAGCTGGTGAAGGAGGGGATACCGGTAACCCTGATCACGGACAATACCGCGGGCTTCCTCATGAGGAAGGGAATGGTAGACCTCGTCATAGTTGGAGCGGACAGGATTACCAGGGAGGGCTATGTTGTAAACAAGATTGGAACATACATGATAGCCTTAGCTGCCAGGAGAAACAACATCCCCTTCTACGTAGCAGCGCCGACAAGCACGATAGACTTGAACAGCAGGATCGAGGACGTGGTCATAGAGGAGAGGAACCCGGCAGAGGTGAAGTATGTCATGGGGAGGCTGATAACCCTGGAGGAGGCCTCGGCCTTAAACTACGCTTTCGACATAACCGACCCGGATCTCGTAACAGCCATAATAACCGAGAAAGGAGTTGTCAAGCCCCCCTTCCCCGAGAACCTTAAGAAAATAGTGGGCTCTTCTCAACCCCACTAG
- a CDS encoding transketolase C-terminal domain-containing protein, whose translation MGVRKALTGNHAISYAVKLVRPEVIAAYPITPQTSIVEKLSEMVESGELDSVMIRVESEHSALAACYGAALAGARAFTATSSQGLLYMHEVVHWVSRARIPMVMAIVSRTINTPWNIWPDHSDFMDQRDAGWVMAYAMDNQEALDLTIQAFKIGEDPEVYLPVMVGIEGFILGHTTMPVEIPDEELVREWLGPRRQPYVVDGGSPIGVGGLTMPEETEDIFYGIQESMESAKRVIERVDKEYGRLFGRSYGGLTQCYRCEDADYIAVAMGAWSGDLMEAVNALREQGYRAGVVRIRFYRPFPHEEIWRYAGRAKGVIVFDRSISFGGWGPIFTDLVTGLATYTDKLPALSNVVTGIAGVNITSEDFERIVKRFIETVEKGGKPVFFEWFKKR comes from the coding sequence ATGGGTGTTAGGAAGGCTTTAACAGGCAACCACGCGATCTCCTACGCGGTCAAGCTTGTGAGGCCGGAGGTTATAGCAGCATACCCTATCACCCCGCAGACAAGCATTGTTGAGAAGCTCTCGGAAATGGTTGAGTCAGGCGAGCTTGACTCCGTGATGATAAGGGTTGAATCAGAGCACTCAGCGCTTGCCGCGTGCTACGGGGCAGCGCTGGCAGGGGCGAGGGCTTTCACTGCTACGAGCAGCCAGGGACTGCTCTACATGCACGAGGTTGTCCACTGGGTTTCAAGAGCCAGAATACCGATGGTGATGGCTATTGTGTCGAGAACTATTAACACCCCGTGGAATATCTGGCCCGACCACAGCGACTTCATGGATCAGAGGGATGCGGGCTGGGTAATGGCTTACGCAATGGATAATCAGGAAGCCCTCGACCTAACCATTCAGGCTTTCAAAATAGGCGAGGACCCCGAGGTCTACCTGCCGGTTATGGTGGGTATTGAAGGCTTCATACTAGGGCACACCACGATGCCTGTTGAAATACCTGACGAGGAGCTTGTGAGGGAGTGGCTTGGACCTCGTAGGCAACCATACGTTGTCGACGGCGGCTCCCCAATAGGTGTTGGAGGCTTGACAATGCCCGAGGAGACCGAGGACATATTCTACGGCATCCAGGAATCCATGGAGAGCGCTAAGAGAGTTATCGAGAGGGTTGACAAGGAGTATGGGAGGCTTTTCGGGAGAAGCTACGGCGGGCTAACCCAGTGCTACAGGTGTGAGGACGCTGACTACATAGCGGTGGCAATGGGTGCTTGGAGCGGGGATTTAATGGAGGCTGTGAACGCTTTAAGGGAGCAGGGCTACAGGGCAGGGGTTGTAAGGATAAGGTTCTACAGGCCCTTCCCCCACGAGGAGATATGGAGGTATGCGGGCAGGGCTAAGGGCGTGATAGTTTTCGACAGGTCGATCAGCTTCGGCGGCTGGGGACCAATATTCACCGACCTGGTCACAGGCCTCGCAACATACACTGACAAGCTCCCAGCTCTAAGCAATGTCGTGACAGGGATCGCGGGAGTAAACATCACCAGTGAGGATTTCGAGAGGATTGTTAAAAGATTCATTGAAACTGTTGAGAAGGGCGGTAAGCCCGTTTTCTTCGAATGGTTTAAGAAGAGGTGA
- a CDS encoding nitroreductase family protein, translated as MSNACFEPLLKRRSIRVFKDEEVPLELVLKAIDTARYAPSAGNKQPWRFIVIRERSRIEALAKILRYSKPLLNAKVAVLVLASKDESPVSHMVDGSLAAMYFWLALHCTGLGAVWIQTLRNVNEVLELVGAPENYVPIGLFAIGWPGEQPVAKERKPLSEIVFLERFGEALKQ; from the coding sequence TTGAGCAATGCATGCTTCGAACCGCTTCTCAAGAGGCGTAGCATCAGGGTTTTCAAGGATGAAGAAGTGCCTTTAGAGCTCGTGTTGAAAGCGATCGATACTGCCAGGTACGCGCCGAGCGCGGGCAACAAGCAGCCCTGGAGGTTCATAGTGATACGGGAGCGCTCCAGGATTGAAGCTCTTGCTAAAATCCTCAGGTATTCCAAGCCCTTGCTTAACGCTAAGGTAGCAGTGCTCGTCCTAGCGAGCAAGGATGAGTCGCCTGTTTCACACATGGTGGACGGGTCCCTCGCTGCCATGTACTTCTGGCTCGCCCTCCACTGCACAGGGCTGGGAGCCGTTTGGATTCAGACTTTAAGGAATGTTAACGAGGTGCTGGAGCTCGTGGGGGCTCCTGAAAACTATGTCCCAATAGGCTTGTTCGCAATAGGCTGGCCGGGAGAGCAGCCTGTGGCAAAGGAGAGGAAGCCTCTGAGCGAGATAGTGTTTCTCGAAAGATTCGGGGAAGCATTGAAGCAGTGA
- a CDS encoding endonuclease translates to MEQQVTIYFDEGSCNGVVREGKVVDELDGKWFGRRDGDVLVLSLVEIAYLLLGGKAVVRVGGEEASDLNALVSLRHECFAEFFWPMLTVYKDLRDRGRRVRPLGGNSFLVKDKLGDVRVVYVLEEKALESTESLVKYVEAARSNSLQAVFAIVSLQGDLTYYEVSRISPVVG, encoded by the coding sequence TTGGAGCAACAGGTCACTATCTACTTCGACGAGGGCTCGTGCAACGGGGTTGTCAGGGAGGGGAAGGTTGTCGACGAGCTTGACGGTAAATGGTTTGGAAGGAGAGATGGGGATGTGCTTGTTCTCAGCCTGGTGGAGATAGCGTACCTCCTGCTCGGCGGGAAGGCTGTTGTAAGAGTCGGCGGAGAGGAGGCTTCAGACCTGAACGCTCTTGTCAGCCTGCGGCACGAGTGCTTCGCAGAGTTCTTCTGGCCCATGCTCACCGTTTACAAGGATTTAAGGGACAGGGGGAGGCGGGTTAGGCCCCTGGGCGGTAACAGCTTCCTGGTTAAGGATAAGCTGGGCGATGTGAGAGTGGTGTACGTGCTGGAGGAGAAGGCGTTGGAGAGTACTGAGAGCCTTGTCAAATACGTTGAGGCTGCTAGGAGCAACTCGCTCCAAGCCGTCTTCGCAATCGTGAGCCTCCAGGGTGATTTAACATACTACGAGGTTTCAAGGATCAGCCCTGTGGTGGGTTAG
- a CDS encoding 4Fe-4S binding protein yields the protein MSVETVKPVHGKLPITTPAKGVAGKTGLWRTERPVVDNAKCTRCFTCEIYCPVNVIRVEPETGVSIDLEYCKGCGVCAEVCPVKAISMVPEGG from the coding sequence GTGAGTGTTGAAACAGTTAAACCCGTGCACGGGAAGCTACCTATCACAACACCGGCGAAAGGAGTGGCGGGCAAGACAGGGTTGTGGAGGACTGAGAGACCCGTTGTAGACAACGCTAAGTGCACCAGGTGTTTCACCTGCGAGATCTACTGCCCCGTGAACGTGATAAGGGTTGAGCCTGAAACCGGGGTCTCCATAGACCTGGAGTACTGCAAGGGCTGTGGCGTGTGCGCGGAAGTATGCCCTGTGAAAGCTATTTCAATGGTTCCCGAGGGAGGGTGA
- a CDS encoding geranylgeranylglyceryl/heptaprenylglyceryl phosphate synthase — MRRVHEYISGKIARGEKLHFTLVDPDKPFTREGLEKTARLMAEAGTDAFLIGGSIGVTPEEAGEVAGVLKETGLPVIVFPGNINCLTPRADAVLFMVLMNSNEPYYLMMAQVVAAPLVKKYGLEPLPTGYIVVYPDTAVSHMGRVQPIPVGKPEVVLAYALAGEMMGFKYIYLEAGSGSQQTVPLSFPAMVKKYTSLITIVGGGIRSPEQAREMVRSGADVLVTGTIVERDPELAVKIVKAVKSP, encoded by the coding sequence TTGAGGAGGGTTCATGAATACATCTCCGGCAAGATAGCGAGAGGTGAGAAACTCCACTTCACCCTGGTAGACCCTGACAAGCCTTTCACAAGGGAGGGGCTTGAGAAGACAGCGAGGCTTATGGCTGAAGCAGGCACCGACGCCTTCCTAATAGGCGGGAGCATAGGCGTCACCCCTGAGGAGGCTGGCGAGGTAGCCGGGGTTTTAAAGGAGACGGGGCTCCCCGTCATAGTTTTCCCCGGAAACATCAACTGCTTAACCCCGCGTGCCGATGCAGTATTGTTCATGGTTTTAATGAACTCTAACGAGCCATACTACCTGATGATGGCCCAGGTTGTCGCAGCACCCCTTGTCAAGAAGTACGGGCTTGAACCGCTTCCAACAGGCTACATAGTAGTATACCCTGACACCGCGGTATCGCACATGGGTAGGGTTCAGCCAATACCTGTTGGGAAGCCTGAGGTGGTTTTAGCCTATGCTCTAGCAGGCGAGATGATGGGGTTCAAGTACATATATTTGGAGGCTGGAAGCGGGTCTCAGCAGACCGTTCCCCTGTCATTCCCAGCCATGGTTAAGAAGTACACGAGCCTCATCACTATTGTCGGAGGAGGTATAAGGTCTCCCGAGCAGGCGAGGGAGATGGTTAGATCCGGCGCGGACGTGCTTGTGACAGGGACCATTGTGGAGAGAGACCCTGAGCTAGCGGTTAAAATTGTGAAGGCTGTCAAGTCCCCTTAG